A region of the Brachybacterium sacelli genome:
GCCCCCGGAGGTCATGAACGGGGTGAGGATGTCGTGGGTGGTCGGCCAGAAGCTGGGCCGCATGTAGGGGGCGGCCTCCACCAGCTCCTCGAGGTACTCGCGCAGGTCCGCCGCGGTCTCGCGCCAGGTGAAGTAGGTGTAGCTCTGGTGGTAGCCCACCTTGCCCAAGGTGTGCATCATCGTGGGCCGGGTGAACGCCTCCGCGAGGAAGACGACCTCGGGGTGCTTCTCGTCGAACTCCGCCAGCAGCTCCTCCCAGAACCGCACCGGTTTGGTGTGGGGGTTGTCGATCCGGAAAAGGGTCACCCCGTGGGCGACCCAGTGCTCGAGCAGGTCGCGGATCGCCGCGTACAGACCCTCGTAGTCGGACTCGAAGCTGAGCGGATAGATGTCCTGGTACTTCTTCGGCGGGTTCTCGGCGTAGGCGATGGTCCCGTCGGCGCGGACGGTGAACCACTCGGGATGCTCACGCACCCAGGGATGGTCGGGGGAGCACTGCAGCGCGATGTCGAGGGCCACCTCGAGCCCCAGCTCCCGTGCACGGCCGACGAAGGTGTCGAAGTCCTCCAGGGTGCCCAGGTCGGGGTGGATCGCCTCGTGACCGCCGTCGGGCGAGCCGATCGCGTAGGGGGAGCCGGGATCGCCCGGACGCGGGTCGAGAGTGTTGTTGCGGCCCTTGCGGAAGGTGGTGCCGATCGGATGGATCGGCGTGAGGTAGGCGACGTCGAAGCCCATCCGTGCGATCCGCTCCAGCGAGCGCGCGGCGGTGCGCAGGGTGCCCGAGACCCATCCCTGTTCAGGATCGAAGCGCGCGCCCTCCGAGCGCGGGAAGAACTCGTACCAGGAGCCGTACAGCGCGCGGCGGCGGTGCACGATCAGCCGGTACGGCCCAGCGACCGTGACACCCTCGCGCAGCGGCCGCAGGGCCAGCAGCGCGCGAAGGTCCGCGGCCAGTGCCGGGGCGACCCGCGCGGCGGCCGGCAGACCGGGGGCGCGCAGGGAGTCCAGCGCCGCCTGCACCACCGGAGCGTCGGTGCGGGGCCGGGTGCCGTCCTCGACCTCGGTCAGCACCCTCGCCAGCACCTTCGCACCCTCGGCGCACACGAGGTCGACGTCGATCCCGGCGGGGATCTTCACCTCGGCGGTGTGCGCCCAGCTCTCGTAGGGGGCGGAGAACGCCTCGACCCGGAAGGACCAGTGGCCGATGCGGTCCGGCCGCACCTCGGCCTCCCAGAGGTCCAGTCCCGGGTTCACGGAGGCCAGAGGCACTCGCTGCTCGGCGCCGTCGGGGCCGAGCAGCACCGCGTGGACGCCCATCGCATCGTGCCCCTCGCGGAAGGCGTTGGCCCCCACGGTGATCGTCTCGCCCTCGACGCAGGAGGCCGGGAAGCGGCCGCCGTCGACGACGGGCTGCACGTCCATGATCGGGATGCGGCCCACGCCGCCCTCCAGTCCGGTGCGGTCAGTGGTCGGGGACATGGCCTCTCCTGCCTGACACCTCGGTGTCGGGGACGGACGCGGTGACGGTCCTCACGATAGCCGCTGGCGGACGGCGCGGCCCGGTGATGAGGATCCGGTGGATCCGCGCGGTGTCGCCCCGGCGGGGCGCGCCGGGGCGTCCGATCGCCCCTCGCCGCCAGGTGCCGTTAGGATCGGTGCGGTGTCGTCGTGCTCCGCCGTCGGGGGACCGACCGGCACCGTCACGGTCATGCGGCCGGCCTCGGCCTCCGGCCGCCACGGGGGAGGGGCCGGAGCGGGGCCATGGTCCAGCTCGCACGAGCAGAACGAGTCGAACGCACGACGGGGGAGCCGCAGCGCATGAGCAATCCACCCAACCAGCCGCCGAGCCCGCAGAGCGCGCCGCAGGGACCGCCGGGAGCGCCCGCCGCGCAGGGCCCGGCCCCGGGGCAGGGTGGCCCGCAGCGCCGCCCCGGCGAATTCGCGCCGACCTCCTCCGCGATCTCCCCGGGGGACCTCGAGCGCTCGGGATCGGTCATCTCGACCATCTCCCAGGTGTTCCAGTCCCGCGTGGTCGGGCAGGAGAACCTGCGCATGACCCTGGTCGGAGCGCTCGCAGCCGGCGGGCACGTGCTGCTGGAATCCGTGCCGGGCCTGGCCAAGACGACCGCGGCGAGCGCGCTGGCCTCCTCGATCACCGGCTCCTTCGCGCGCATCCAGTGCACGCCGGACCTGATGCCCAACGACATCCTCGGCACCCAGATCTTCAACTACGGCTCCGGCACCTTCACCACCCAGCTGGGGCCGGTGCACGCCAACGTCGTGCTGCTGGACGAGATCAACCGTTCCAGCGCGAAGACCCAGTCCGCCATGCTCGAGGCGATGCAGGAGCGGCAGACCTCGATCGGCGGGGAGGTGTACCGCCTTCCCGAGCCGTTCATGGTGCTGGCCACCCAGAACCCGATCGAGGAGGAGGGCACCTACGTCCTGCCCGAGGCGCAGATGGACCGCTTCCTCATGAAGGAGATCCTGACCTACCCGCGCCCCGGCGAGGAGCACGAGATCCTGGACCGCTCCACGGCGGGCAGCCTGACCGGGCCGCGCCAGGCCGTCGGCACGGTGACCCTCGAGGACGTGCGCTTCCTGCAGGCGATGGTCGATCAGGTCTACGTCGACCCAGCCGTGAAGCGCTACATCATCGACCTGGTCTTCACGACCCGTGGCTCCGGCCCGCGCCCGGTGCCGAACCTGACGCAGTCGGTGCGCGTCGGGGCGAGCCCTCGCGGCTCCCTCGCGCTGATGCGCGTGGGCCAGGCCCACGCCCTGCTGAACGGACGCGACTACGTCACGCCCGACGACGTCCGGGCGATGCGCTACGGGGTGCTGCGTCACCGCCTCGTCCTCACCTTCGATGCCCTGGCCAGCGGGATCAAGCCCGAACAGATCATCGATGCGGTGTTCCACGCCGTGCCGATGCCCTGAGCGCCCCGGATCACGGAGAGCACGGCATGGCGACCTCCCTGCTGACCCGGGTCAAGGCCCGGGTCGACCTGCACACCTCGAACCGGGCGCGCGGCCTGATCCAGGGCCGCGGGCGCTCGCTGTTCAAGGGCAGCGGCGAGGACTTCGACGACCTGAAGTACTACCAGCCCGGCGACAAGATCTCCGAGATCGACTGGAAGGCCACGGCGCGCTCCGGGGAACCGCTGATCCGGCGGTTCAACGAGGAGCGGGTGCGCCACCTCTCGATCGTCGCGGACACCTCCTCGGCGATGGCTGCGACCGCCGCCGACGGCACCTCCAAGCGGGAGGCGATGATCCTCGCGGCCGGCATGGTCTGCTTCCTCGCCCAGAAGAACGGTGACCTGGTGGGCCTGGTCGCGGGCAATGACAACCGTCCCGTCCAGCTTCCCTCGCGCTCGAGCGACGGGCATCTGGAGCTGCTGCTGCGCAGCGTGCAGCAGGCCACCACCACCGCGGCCCCGACCGCCGACAGCTCCTGGCTGCTCGAGCGCGCCTTCCGCGTCACCTCCCACTCCACGCTGATGACGATCATCACCGACGAGGCGCATCCGACGGTCGAGGACTTCACGCTGCTGCGGCGGCTGACCACCCGGCACGACGTCCTCGTGATCCGCATCGCCGACGCCGATCCGCTGCAGAGCGGCGAACTGGACCACGACGTGGTGGACGTCGACACCCCGCGGGAGGTGGGTGCGATGGCCCGCTCCTCGAAGCGGGTGGCGCAGGACGTCGCGGCCTACCGGCGGGCTCGCCGTGAGGGCATCACCGAGATGCTCGACCGCCTGCACGTCAGCCACATGATCACCAGCGGCGAGACCACGGTGGTCGAGGACATGATCGCCATGCTGCAGTCCAGGGAGTACCGCCATGCGCGTGCCTGAGCTGACGGGCCCGGTGGCCCTGCTGGCCGAGCCCGCCCCGCCGGAGATCATCGATCCGCCCCAGTACTCCGTGGCCTGGGTGATCCTGGCAGTGCTGTGCATCCTGGTGATCACCGCCCTCATCGTGGGGACCTTGAAGATCACCCGGGCGATCGAGAAGCGGATCGCCTACCGGTCCCGCCCCGGTGACGTCGACGTCCTCAAGGCCGAGTTCCTGCGCGCCGTCAACGACGTCGCCGACCGCCACGAGGCGGGGGAGGTCGAGGCGCGAGAGGGCCACCACGAGCTCACGGGCATCATGCGCCGTTTCGTGCGCCGCACCTCCGGACACGATGTGACCAGCCAGGACATGTCCACGATCATGGCGGATCCACGCACCCGCGAGGTGGGGCAGCTCATCGCCGACCTGTACGAACCCGATTTCGCGAAGGCCTCGGACGCCGAGCTGCGTGACTCCGTGCGCCGCGCGAGGGAGGTGATCCGACGATGGTCATGACGTTCTGGTGGGTCACGGCCCTGCTGCTGCTCGCGGCGCTCGCCGTCTGGGCGATCACGTTCTGGAACCGCCGCGCGATGCGCAAGGCGCCGGTCCTGGTGGCCAACTCGCAGTACCTCGACCGCATCCCCAGCTTCGTGCGCGCCCAGCGGGTGGCGAAGGTGGTGCGCGTCCTGCAGGTCGGCATAGCCGTGCTCGGCGTCGTCGCGGCCTCCGTCCTCTCCGGGCGGATCTCCACCGAAAGGATCGAGACCCCGGACTTCTCCTCCCGTGACATCGTGCTGTGCCTGGACGTGTCCGGGTCGATGTACGAGTACGACACCGAGATCCTGGCCACCTTCGCCGAGATGGTCGACTCCTTCCAGGGGGAGCGGGTGGCGCTGACGATCTTCAACTCGACCAGCCGCACCGTCTTCCCCTTGACCAACGACTACGACCTGATCAAGCGCGAGCTCCAGGAGGGCGCCGAGGCGATCGACTTCGACGAGTTCGGTTACCGCCTGGGCAACCGCGACTACTCGGACGAGAAGGTGCGCAAGTACGTGGACTTCGTCGAGGGCACCCGCGGCATCGCCGACGAGGCCTCGGTGGTCCCGGACGGTCTGGCCTCCTGCGGCCAGGTGTTCGACCAGGCGGAGGAGGATCGCTCGCGCTCGATCATCCTGGCCACCGACAACGAGGTCAACGGGGAGCCGATCTACACCCTGCAGGAGGCCACCGAGTCGGTCGCCGCGCGCGAGATCGACCTGTACACGTTCTACCCGGGGGCCTACGAGTGCGGTCCCCAGTGCTTCGAGGAGCTGAAGACGGCGACCGAGGACCAGGACGGTGAGCTCTACGAGTCCTCGGACCCGAACGCGATCCCGTCGATCATCGACGAGATCCAGAAGACGCAGGCCAAGGCGATGGGAGCGGAGCCGACCGTGGTACGGACCGACCACCCGGCCGTCGGGTTCGTGCTGACCTTCCTCTCGCTGGTCGGCATCCTGGTGCTGGGATGGAGGGCACGCTGATGCGCCTGGAGTACCTCATGCCCCTGTGGGCGATCATCCCGTTGTTCGGCGCGATGCTGATCGTCTGCGGCGTGCTGCTGATCCGTCGGCCCCGCCAGCGCGTGGCGTGGCTGCGTCGTGGGCTGATGGTGGTGCTGCTGCTGATGGTCGCGCTGCGACCGGTGACGCCGCTGGACAGTGAGCAGACCGAGCGGATGAACGCCAACGTCTTCTTCGTCGTGGACCGCACCGGTTCGATGAACGCCGAGGACTACGCGGGCGACCAGCCGCGGCTCGAGGGCGTCAAGGCCGACATGAAGCGCATCATGGACCAGACCGAGGGTTCGCGCTACTCGGTCATCGCCTTCGACTCCACAGCCACCCAGCAGCTGCCGCTGACCACCGACGCGGGGGCCGCCACGGCCTGGATCGACACGCTGACCACCGAGCCCACCGCGTACTCGCAGGGATCGAACGTGGACCGGCCGCTGGAGTCCCTCCTGGTCGAGCTCTCCGCGACCCAGCGCGAGGACCCCGAGTCGCAGACCCTGGTCTACTTCCTCTCCGACGGGGAGAACACCGACGAGAAGGAGTCGGAGTCCTTCAGCCAGGCCGCCGGCTACATCGACGCCGGGGCGGTGCTCGGCTACGGCACCGCCGAGGGCGGGCCGATGAAGGCCAACGGCGGGCCGCAGGACGGCGAGTACATCACCGGTCCGGACGGCCAGCAGGGCATCTCCTCGATCGACGAGGAGCAGCTGCAGACCATCGCCTCCGACATGGGTGTGCCCTACATCCACCGCGACGATCCCGAGGCCGAGATCGAGGGGACCATGGACGGCATCACGCTGCGGCCGATCCCCGTCGAATCCTCCCGTGACGTGACCAGCTTCCAGGACTGGTACTGGATCGCCTCGATCCCGCTGGCGGCCCTGCTGATCTGGGAGCTGGGGGAGATGACCTACCGCCTGCCGCGTAAGCTGGATCGCCACGACATCTCAGGAGCGCAGAGATGAGCACACCGCTGAGCGAGAAGCCGCGCACCGGGGACGACGCCGATCCGACGCCGCCGGCGCTGTCGCAGGACGCCGTTGGCAGCCCCAAGGACTTCGGGCTGAACGTCCGGCGGCTGCGCCGGACCAGGATCATCGTCTTCGCCGTGCTCGCGATCCCGATCCTGCTGCTGGCCCTGCTCGCCGTGAAGTTCCTGTCGATGCCGATCACGCAGGCCACGCACCAGTCCGCCTACCAGGCGGAGGACTACCCCACGGCGATCGAGCGACTGGCTCCGGTGGAGTTCGCGAACTGGTTCGAACCGTACCTGCCGCATCTGTCCAAGGGCACCGACCTGCTGCAGCAGGGGGAGGACGCAGCGGCCGAGGAGGAGCTGCGCACCTCGATGAGTGAGTGGGAGAGCCACAGCGACCTCAACTCGCCGCTGCACGCACAGTGCAAGATCATCAACAACCTCGCGATCTCGATCGAACGTCAGGCCGACCAGATCGAGGATCCGCAGCAGCGCGCCGACCGGCTCCACGAGGCCGAGGAGATGCTGGCCGTCTGCGGTGGAGGCGGCGGTGGCGGTGAGGGCGAAGGCGGCCAGGGCGGCGGCTCCGGCAACGAGGAGTCCGAGACCACCGAGGACAACGGCGAGCGCGTGGAGGAGAAGCGCCGCGAGGCCGACGAGGAGGCCGGGAACGACCCGGACGATCGCGGCGAGCAGGGCGAGCAGGGCCAGCAGGGCGAGGACGAGGGGGAGGGCGGCGCTCCCCAGGACCCCGGCGAGCCCAAGCGCGAGGACCCCGAGGGCGAGGGCGACCCGGAGGAAGCCCCGACCGAGGGCGACGGCGAGCAGCAGAAGAAGGAGGACGAGCTGGAGGAGCGCAACAAGGACGCCCAGGGCGGCGACGGCGAGCAGCAGGACGAGGGTTCCCAGCAGGACCCGAACAAGCCGTGGTGAACGCGGCGGCGGACTGCGGGTCGCCCGGCGGCACCCCGGAGGAGCACCGCGCGTATCTCGACCATGCCGCCACCACGGTGATGCGCCCGGTCGCGCGCGAGGCCTTCCTCGAGGCGTCGACCGTGCGGGGCAATCCCTCCTCGGTGCATGCCTCGGGGCGACGGGCCCGAGCCGTGCTCGACGACGCGCTGGAGGCGATCGCGGAGCTGCTCGGGGTGCCGCGCAGCTGGCTGATCATGACCTCCGGCGGCACCGAGGCGGACAACCTGGCGATCCGCGCGGTCGCCCTCGGAGCCCTCGCGGCGGACCCGAGCCGCACGGCGGTGGCGGTCGCGGCCACGGACCATCCCGCGGTCATCGCCACCGCTCGCTCGCTGGCCGGGCTCACGCCCGCGATCCGGGCGCGCACGCTGCCCGTGGACTCCCGCGGCGTCCTGCGCGCCGACGATGCCGCGCAGCAGCTGGCCGACGGTGCGGTGGGCGTGCTCAGCGCGGCGCTGGTGAACAACGAGACCGGCGCGCGGCAGGACCTGGCCGCCCTCGCCGCGCTCGCCCGGCCCCACGGCACGCTCGTGCACACCGATGCGGTCCAGGGCGTGGGCCACGCCGATCTTCCCTCCTGGAACGACGTCGACCTGCTGTCGCTGTCCGGGCACAAGATCGGCGCCCCGGTCGGGGTGGGTGTCCTGGTCGCGAAGCCCGAAGTGCCCTTCGGGGTGGCCAGCACCGGCGGGGGTCAGCAGCGTGGAGTGCGCTCGGGGACGCTGGACCTCGCCCATGCGGCCGCCTTCGCCGCGGCGCTGCGCGCGACGCTCGAGGAGCGGGAACAGGAGAACGTCCGGGTGCGGGGACTGGCGCGGCGACTGCGCGAAGGCATCCTCGCGATCGATCCCGATGCGCGCTTCACCCTCGCGGAGGACTCCCCCCAGTCCGGCCATATCGTGCACGTGGTGTTCCCGGGCGCGGACTCCGACTCGCTGCTGTTCCTGCTGGACGAGCGGGGGGTGGACTCCTCCGCGGGCTCGGCGTGCTCGGCCGGCGTCACCCAGGCCAGCCCCGTGCTCGCGGCGATGGGCATGACCGATGCTCAGGCGCGCGGCGCCCTGCGG
Encoded here:
- a CDS encoding AAA family ATPase; translation: MSNPPNQPPSPQSAPQGPPGAPAAQGPAPGQGGPQRRPGEFAPTSSAISPGDLERSGSVISTISQVFQSRVVGQENLRMTLVGALAAGGHVLLESVPGLAKTTAASALASSITGSFARIQCTPDLMPNDILGTQIFNYGSGTFTTQLGPVHANVVLLDEINRSSAKTQSAMLEAMQERQTSIGGEVYRLPEPFMVLATQNPIEEEGTYVLPEAQMDRFLMKEILTYPRPGEEHEILDRSTAGSLTGPRQAVGTVTLEDVRFLQAMVDQVYVDPAVKRYIIDLVFTTRGSGPRPVPNLTQSVRVGASPRGSLALMRVGQAHALLNGRDYVTPDDVRAMRYGVLRHRLVLTFDALASGIKPEQIIDAVFHAVPMP
- a CDS encoding cysteine desulfurase family protein codes for the protein MVNAAADCGSPGGTPEEHRAYLDHAATTVMRPVAREAFLEASTVRGNPSSVHASGRRARAVLDDALEAIAELLGVPRSWLIMTSGGTEADNLAIRAVALGALAADPSRTAVAVAATDHPAVIATARSLAGLTPAIRARTLPVDSRGVLRADDAAQQLADGAVGVLSAALVNNETGARQDLAALAALARPHGTLVHTDAVQGVGHADLPSWNDVDLLSLSGHKIGAPVGVGVLVAKPEVPFGVASTGGGQQRGVRSGTLDLAHAAAFAAALRATLEEREQENVRVRGLARRLREGILAIDPDARFTLAEDSPQSGHIVHVVFPGADSDSLLFLLDERGVDSSAGSACSAGVTQASPVLAAMGMTDAQARGALRLSLGWTSTEHDVEVLLRALPESLSRARAVGALFG
- a CDS encoding vWA domain-containing protein, with translation MVMTFWWVTALLLLAALAVWAITFWNRRAMRKAPVLVANSQYLDRIPSFVRAQRVAKVVRVLQVGIAVLGVVAASVLSGRISTERIETPDFSSRDIVLCLDVSGSMYEYDTEILATFAEMVDSFQGERVALTIFNSTSRTVFPLTNDYDLIKRELQEGAEAIDFDEFGYRLGNRDYSDEKVRKYVDFVEGTRGIADEASVVPDGLASCGQVFDQAEEDRSRSIILATDNEVNGEPIYTLQEATESVAAREIDLYTFYPGAYECGPQCFEELKTATEDQDGELYESSDPNAIPSIIDEIQKTQAKAMGAEPTVVRTDHPAVGFVLTFLSLVGILVLGWRAR
- a CDS encoding alpha-1,4-glucan--maltose-1-phosphate maltosyltransferase — translated: MSPTTDRTGLEGGVGRIPIMDVQPVVDGGRFPASCVEGETITVGANAFREGHDAMGVHAVLLGPDGAEQRVPLASVNPGLDLWEAEVRPDRIGHWSFRVEAFSAPYESWAHTAEVKIPAGIDVDLVCAEGAKVLARVLTEVEDGTRPRTDAPVVQAALDSLRAPGLPAAARVAPALAADLRALLALRPLREGVTVAGPYRLIVHRRRALYGSWYEFFPRSEGARFDPEQGWVSGTLRTAARSLERIARMGFDVAYLTPIHPIGTTFRKGRNNTLDPRPGDPGSPYAIGSPDGGHEAIHPDLGTLEDFDTFVGRARELGLEVALDIALQCSPDHPWVREHPEWFTVRADGTIAYAENPPKKYQDIYPLSFESDYEGLYAAIRDLLEHWVAHGVTLFRIDNPHTKPVRFWEELLAEFDEKHPEVVFLAEAFTRPTMMHTLGKVGYHQSYTYFTWRETAADLREYLEELVEAAPYMRPSFWPTTHDILTPFMTSGGRRAFALRAILAATLVPTWGIYSGYELVEDVPRPGAQEQIDNEKYEYRPRDFTGALTDGTSLEPLLSDLNRIRREHPALQTLRTIRFHETDDEQVLAFSKHLDAAASGTGALDTVLVISLTAHDRDAWTTVHLDLLALGLDPEEPVAFEVEDLLTGERFTWGPDPYVILSATDRPAHVLRIIHPEES
- a CDS encoding DUF58 domain-containing protein, with product MATSLLTRVKARVDLHTSNRARGLIQGRGRSLFKGSGEDFDDLKYYQPGDKISEIDWKATARSGEPLIRRFNEERVRHLSIVADTSSAMAATAADGTSKREAMILAAGMVCFLAQKNGDLVGLVAGNDNRPVQLPSRSSDGHLELLLRSVQQATTTAAPTADSSWLLERAFRVTSHSTLMTIITDEAHPTVEDFTLLRRLTTRHDVLVIRIADADPLQSGELDHDVVDVDTPREVGAMARSSKRVAQDVAAYRRARREGITEMLDRLHVSHMITSGETTVVEDMIAMLQSREYRHARA
- a CDS encoding VWA domain-containing protein encodes the protein MEGTLMRLEYLMPLWAIIPLFGAMLIVCGVLLIRRPRQRVAWLRRGLMVVLLLMVALRPVTPLDSEQTERMNANVFFVVDRTGSMNAEDYAGDQPRLEGVKADMKRIMDQTEGSRYSVIAFDSTATQQLPLTTDAGAATAWIDTLTTEPTAYSQGSNVDRPLESLLVELSATQREDPESQTLVYFLSDGENTDEKESESFSQAAGYIDAGAVLGYGTAEGGPMKANGGPQDGEYITGPDGQQGISSIDEEQLQTIASDMGVPYIHRDDPEAEIEGTMDGITLRPIPVESSRDVTSFQDWYWIASIPLAALLIWELGEMTYRLPRKLDRHDISGAQR